The Schistocerca piceifrons isolate TAMUIC-IGC-003096 chromosome 5, iqSchPice1.1, whole genome shotgun sequence DNA segment cagtgtttttgctcTTGGAGTTAGTCAGCAAAGTAAGGAAATTTAAAACAGTGAAAAGGTGAACAGAGAACTCTAAACATAAATGAAGATGTAATATGATTAATGTAAAATAACGAAAATAACTGTCACCTATTTGAGTGCAGCAATTCAGCCAAACTTGTCTATTACCTACAAGAATGCTTGAAAATAATAAGCTGATACAAATTTTAATGTCTAGGTGGAGTCTAAAGATAGTCACATTCTGTTCTGCATGTACTGTTCTATACAGCCATATTTTTCATGCACATTACCAGTGTTGGTGGAAGTACTGCAAGAAAATATTCCCTATAACTCGTACATTACTGTCTTGTTAATATTCTGATTGTCAAGTTTTTAGTTGGTCTTTATTGAAGCTAACCAGACCAAACAAGAGAGTTTGTTCGGCCTTCATTGATGGATTCATGTATCTGTAGGTGGGGATGGAATGcgaggtggtggcggtggtggtggaggtggtggtatcCCACCATATGCGCCTGTTCCTCCTGATCGCTATGATGATGGTTATCAGAATGGACCTGGTTCTGGTCCATATCCTGACCATTATCCAGAGCGCTACCAGCCTGTTGACAggtaataataattatataattcCAGATTATGTTTATAACTTTTTAGTACTGTACATTACTCTTACATAACTGTTTTGGCAGAAAAAATAGATCCTGAAATAACTTAAGTGAATTGTAAAAAATTGTTAACATGAAATCTGTTAGCGTCTAATAGAGTAATTTTCTTTATACGtgtaacaaaatgtaaaaattacagATATGCTCTGAAACCTGATTATGGAAGAGAGCCAATTCATCCAGCTCCTCCAAGACCAGGATTTGGGCCACCAGCATTGGCACAGACACCAGGTGGACCTGCTCCTGCGGTGCCCCAGCAAGGCTCTGTGATGATGGTTTATGGGTTGAATCTTGAAAAAGTCAATGCAGAAAAGCTCTTCAATTTGTTTTGCCTTTATGGCAATGTTTTGAGGGTATGCACACATTTTTTTTGTCATAAATAAAAGTGTAAACTGGTATGGTAGTATGTTTCTAGGTGTTACATAGGGTCTGTTCAAATCTACAGGCAGTCAAAGCCTTGAACATCATTGTAATTTAGGTAAAGATTCCTGATCAGCGTGTGACTGATACCATTCAGTATTTGCTTAAGCCCACATTTCCTCAGCCTTGAATGCTGTCTGATGGTGATCTGCTGTCTGAAAATGCTAACAtaagcatggtgtgtgtgtgtgtgtgtgtgtgtgtgtgtgtgtgtgtgtgtgtgtgtggttttttttgtgtgtgtgtggtgttgtgggAAGGGGGTTTACCAAGCCAGGTAAACCAGTAGTTCATATGCTATACATGAAGTGAAAGCAAGTGGCTAACTTCTCATATTAATAAGAATATGTGTGTTTGATAATATTTAGTTGTGTAACAGCTGTGTTCCATAACACACTAAAAGTTGTAGATATGTGCGTATTGGCTTCTGTACTCTTTAATAGGGCAAAGCGATGTTCTCTGCAATTCTGAGGTCTTCCGTGAACACGTAGCTTGACACTACTGAGAAGCCACATTAAAAATTATCACCTCTTGCTAAATTTGCGTTTTAATTTGAATGGGTTTGTTGAATATAATTGGACAATGTTGGCTAATAGAATACAGCTATTACAATTTTTCAAATCGTATGTGACCTTTTTTTGATGTCTCTTCTGGATATATTTACAGATCAAATTCTTGAAAACAAAAGAGGGATGTGCAATGATCCAAATGGGTGATGGTTTGGCAGTAGAACGATGCATTCACAATTTGAACAATGTTCCTCTTCTGGGCTCCAGATTGCAGTTAGGGTAAGAGATAGTGTGAAGTTTATTTCATATCTGTTTTTTGTATGTTTCTCAAATTACTCAATGTGTTAACTACTGTTAGGTTCTCCAAGCAAGCATTTTTGAGTGATGTGCAAAATCCTCATCCACTACCAGACAAGACCCCTTCTTTCAAAGATTTTATGGGGAACAAAAACAACAGGTTCATTAATCCAGCCATGGCCAGTAAGAACAGGATACAACCACCCTCAAAGGTAAAGGCATTCGTTACGAAGTATTATTAGACAAATCTTGATTGAAAATTACTTGGGCTCTAAGTTCTTGAAAAACAAACTTTTTAATTTTAGTTAATCTTTTTCAGATATTGCATTTCTTCAATACACCTCCAAATTTGTCTGAAGATACACTGAACAAAGTATTTGAGGAAAATGGTGTTCCACCACCTAAGACAGTTAAACTTTTTCCTCTTAAAAGTAAGTACTATTACTAAACACAATTTTTGTAAGAGTATAATAATGCAATCAGGCCTAGAACTCGGATGATGACTGATAGTCATCATACCAAAAAAGTGATCTGTAGATGCCTATTGACCCAACTTCAGCGGAACCTAAATGTGTGCAATACTTTGTGAGAACATCTCTGGCTTCCATCTGCTTCTCAGTCCTTCCAAAGAACCGTGAAGACAATGATGGTAAATGTATCTTATACGTATATTCGGTGacagcagaacacacacaaaacggttgtgattggcaagctttcggagccagtggctgctcctccaggcagaagggttgaatggaaaggaagaagggtgaaggaaaaggactggagaggtctaggaaaaggggtagattttgggaaagtcatccagaactgcacatcaggggagacttaccatacgggatgagaaggaaagattgactgTTCGAGACTGCATCGGCCTCACTATTGAATGATTTTGTTGTTCGTATATATTTACAGTGTCATCCTGCTTCTATGTTCCTGTAATTAATGTTTTCtcaccatttacaacatttttttattgcTCCCATCAGATTTACTGTGTTAACAATGTTAATTTGCTCCTGATTTTGTGGTAATATATTCATAATTTTCTTAAGATATGtggtttttgaaaaaaatgtttgtggaggaaAAGAAAGGGGGCATAATTGATGTATACCAATGCTGATGTTGGGTTGACTGTCTAGTAGTGTTTACAAATGTTACATGGTCaggtttcttgacaccagggcacttTGCTCAGCACATCTTCTCAGTGTGGTGGCAGATGTGAGTGTttagttttctttgaataaaagtattatGACAAATTGCAACCATTTTCACAATGTCCACTTTAGCACTAGTTGACGCATTTGCTCACTCTGTTTTGCTCAAATGTTTTCTACTTCAAACACAGCACCAGTTATGTAGATTCTCATGCTTGGCAAGatgtgttttgagaatttattcctGTCGAGTGCAAATATTTACGTAACTATTTTCTGTCATGTTTcacaaataaacaataaaagtgttgttttgtggGTGTGGTGCGCATGTGACAGGAGGCAATGTACCTTATAACCTCAAGAAGACTATTATAATGAGACGCAGAAaaccacacaaaatacttacgtaAATGTTTTCATTTCAGGTCCAGAATAAGCCCTTGAAACACATCatactaagcatgaaaaaatatatatgtagcTGGTGCAATATTCCATTATTTAAATAATGGACAGTTGTGGGCTTCCCAAAAAGTTTGATTATGATGTATCAAATTAATTCTAATGCTTCTAgttcccagacagttatcagtgCCTGTTAAATAAGCAACTTCTGTAAGGTAGTAAAAAAGTCCCTGATGAGGATGTTTATACCTATTATGTACTTATACATACAGTACAAAAATGGGAAGGGAATCCTATACATAATTTTTACTGGTGGAAAAAGTTGTTTCTCcacattttacacaattttttaaGTCCTTTGAAAAGTGTAGGTATTTTTAAAAGGAATTTTAGGATCAGAAAACTTCTACATTTTGTTAAGTGTATACATTATACAGGTTAATGCTCGTGAATTTAATAGAAAACATTTAATTCCTAGGCACAAAATTGTCAACCTACAAAGAATATCATTACAATTATCGATGACCTAGTTAATGCGATAGCTGTGAAAAATATAGGAAATATGGTTTACTTCTTTGTAAGTGCCTAACGAATATAATAGCCCTGGAAATTTACAGCAAATTTTAAAACTCTCCCATTTCTCCACAGAAACAGGATCACCTAGTTTTTCTATTTGGTGACGGTTAGTAAGACTCGTCCTCTGTCCTGGGATATTGCAACTGGAATCTGTCAAAATTTCTAATGAAATGAACTTAAAACCATACTCCAGGAGCCAGTTCCTCAGTGCAAccaaacatattattattatttggttgGAAATTCACTAAAAGCCAGTCCCCTGGTTTAAGATCATTGAAACTACCACCATGGTTTTCATCCTGTTCAATCGTCGGACAAATCTTTAGTGGAATACTGTCCATCTTCGCCACTACCACTGGAATTCTGGGGTGCCAACTGTTTCCTTTTCGTGTTGGTTTTCATGACATCACTGTTTTTCATTTAATACAGGAAAAGAGATTTCTTTTGGCTGAGATATTTTGTCTTCAGTTCTGGCACTGACAACACTTTTCCTGACTCAGTTTctatttctcttttccttttttggCACCTGGTAATTTTTTGTATCTCATTCCCTGGAGAACTGTCATGACTGCGTCTCGCTCCAATAATGGCGTGGGCTGAGATTCTGGGGAGACTGCCTTACCAGATTGTGATGCTAGTCTTAGTACCTTTCGTGGTTTGAGTGGAAAAATTCTACAGGCCCGGAATAAAGGCATTAAATTGGCAAGTGTACTGGGATTGGTCTTGTCTATCAACTCACTAGGAAGAACAAGAAGCAAATGTGTGAAATTCAGAGGGAGGCAGTTGAATTGAATTTTGTGATCCTCACACATTTCTAGCACCTCTCCTGAAATATAGGAAGACAGATTGTCACCCAGCACTATTTTCACTCCTTGGTTTCTGTCCCAGGGTATTACAGTAGCATGCAACCTATCTTTCAATGAAACTCATCAAACCATCTAGTGTGACCTGTTACCTATTTCCAAGAGGCCTTCCTTACGTCAAAATATCCCAAATACGTTCAGATTTATAAAAGCCATAAGCAGGCAGGAGTTTGCCATTGGCCGTAGAAGCAAACAAC contains these protein-coding regions:
- the LOC124798462 gene encoding heterogeneous nuclear ribonucleoprotein L isoform X2; this encodes MAFNGEGPMIKRQRTDLESGQHRNHGDQYAAYGDEPRRKRTENEKPNHVLLFTVLNPVYPITVEVLHTICSPSGQVLRIVIFKKNGVQAMVEFDSIESAKRAKEALNGADIYSGCCTLKIDFAKPTKLNVYKNDAESWDYTNPNVGGDGMRGGGGGGGGGGIPPYAPVPPDRYDDGYQNGPGSGPYPDHYPERYQPVDRYALKPDYGREPIHPAPPRPGFGPPALAQTPGGPAPAVPQQGSVMMVYGLNLEKVNAEKLFNLFCLYGNVLRIKFLKTKEGCAMIQMGDGLAVERCIHNLNNVPLLGSRLQLGFSKQAFLSDVQNPHPLPDKTPSFKDFMGNKNNRFINPAMASKNRIQPPSKILHFFNTPPNLSEDTLNKVFEENGVPPPKTVKLFPLKTDRSSSGLIEFEDIGQAVEALMMCNHVPIQNPGGKFPYIMKLCFSSSRQIPNSMRHGSDQQQSSQQQQSQQQSQQQDEMQNNGQ